A stretch of the Bacillus anthracis str. Vollum genome encodes the following:
- the fabG gene encoding 3-oxoacyl-[acyl-carrier-protein] reductase, translating to MLKGKVALVTGASRGIGRAIAIDLAKQGANVVVNYAGNEQKANEVVDEIKKLGSDAIAVRADVANAEDVTNMVKQTVDVFGQVDILVNNAGVTKDNLLMRMKEEEWDTVINTNLKGVFLCTKAVSRFMMRQRHGRIVNIASVVGVTGNPGQANYVAAKAGVIGLTKTSAKELASRNITVNAIAPGFIATDMTDVLDENIKAEMLKLIPAAQFGEAQDIANAVTFFASDQSKYITGQTLNVDGGMVM from the coding sequence ATGTTAAAAGGGAAAGTAGCATTAGTAACGGGCGCTTCACGTGGAATTGGTCGTGCGATTGCGATTGATTTAGCGAAACAAGGGGCAAATGTGGTAGTAAATTATGCTGGTAATGAGCAAAAGGCAAATGAAGTAGTTGATGAAATAAAGAAATTAGGTTCGGATGCCATTGCAGTAAGAGCAGATGTTGCAAATGCTGAAGACGTTACAAATATGGTGAAACAAACTGTAGATGTATTTGGACAAGTTGATATTCTTGTTAATAATGCAGGTGTAACAAAAGATAATTTATTAATGCGTATGAAAGAAGAAGAATGGGATACAGTTATTAATACAAACTTAAAAGGTGTATTCTTATGTACGAAGGCAGTATCTCGTTTTATGATGCGTCAACGTCATGGGCGTATTGTTAATATCGCCTCTGTTGTTGGAGTAACGGGTAATCCAGGACAAGCAAACTATGTTGCTGCTAAAGCAGGTGTAATTGGATTAACAAAAACATCAGCAAAAGAGTTAGCGAGCCGCAATATTACTGTAAATGCAATTGCTCCTGGATTTATTGCGACGGATATGACAGACGTATTAGATGAAAATATAAAAGCTGAAATGTTAAAATTAATTCCTGCAGCTCAGTTTGGTGAAGCGCAAGATATCGCAAATGCTGTAACGTTTTTTGCTTCTGATCAAAGCAAATATATTACAGGTCAAACGTTAAATGTTGATGGCGGTATGGTAATGTAA
- the acpP gene encoding acyl carrier protein encodes MADVLERVTKIIVDRLGVEETEVVPAASFKEDLGADSLDVVELVMQLEDEFEMEISDEDAEKIATVGDAVTYIESHL; translated from the coding sequence ATGGCAGATGTTTTAGAGCGTGTAACAAAAATTATCGTTGATCGTTTAGGAGTAGAAGAAACAGAAGTAGTACCAGCTGCGAGCTTCAAGGAAGATTTAGGAGCAGACTCCCTAGATGTAGTAGAACTTGTAATGCAATTAGAAGACGAATTCGAAATGGAAATTTCTGATGAAGATGCTGAAAAGATTGCTACTGTTGGCGATGCTGTGACTTACATAGAGAGTCATCTATAA
- the rncS gene encoding ribonuclease III, which translates to MPYRKYREKKYETKYREAFKLFQEKIGITFTDEKLLIQAFTHSSYVNEHRKKPHEDNERLEFLGDAVLELTVSQYLFQKYPTMSEGELTKLRAAIVCEPSLVRFANELSFGSLVLLGKGEEMTGGRERPALLADVFEAFIGALYLDQGLETVWGFLKEIVYPKINEGAFSHVMDYKSQLQELIQRDGSGNIEYQILQEKGPAHNREFVSRVTLNNVALGLGSGKSKKEAEQQAAAEALKKLKEQL; encoded by the coding sequence ATGCCGTACCGTAAATATAGAGAAAAAAAATACGAAACAAAATATCGTGAAGCGTTTAAATTATTTCAAGAAAAGATAGGTATTACGTTTACAGATGAAAAATTATTGATTCAAGCATTTACGCATTCATCGTATGTGAATGAGCATCGAAAAAAACCACATGAAGACAATGAGCGTCTCGAATTTCTTGGAGATGCAGTATTGGAACTTACTGTATCGCAGTATCTGTTTCAAAAATATCCGACAATGAGCGAAGGAGAGTTAACAAAACTACGTGCAGCAATTGTATGTGAACCATCTCTTGTTCGTTTTGCAAACGAGTTGTCATTTGGTAGCCTTGTTTTATTAGGCAAAGGTGAGGAAATGACAGGTGGACGTGAACGACCAGCTTTATTAGCGGATGTCTTTGAAGCGTTTATTGGTGCCCTTTATCTTGATCAAGGGCTAGAAACAGTATGGGGCTTTTTAAAAGAAATTGTATACCCTAAAATTAATGAAGGTGCTTTTTCTCATGTGATGGATTATAAGAGTCAATTACAAGAGTTGATTCAGCGTGATGGTAGTGGCAATATTGAGTATCAAATTTTGCAAGAAAAAGGCCCAGCCCACAATCGAGAATTTGTGTCACGTGTTACGTTAAATAACGTGGCTTTAGGACTTGGTAGTGGCAAGTCGAAAAAAGAAGCAGAACAACAAGCTGCTGCAGAAGCGTTGAAAAAGTTAAAAGAACAACTATAA